The sequence CTCAAACTCTTACTCAGAAAGCTCAGCTGAACAATATTGCTTCGGCTAAAAACTATCTGGCTACCGCCGAATCCGCTTTACAGCAGATTGCAGACAAATTAAACCAGATTAAAGCAAAGCAAACCGACGCAGACGATCCTTTGAAAGACTCTGCCGCTATTGCCAACGACATCAGAACTCTCGCTAAAGAAATTGACTCGATACTTAAGAACACCAACATTAACGGCACGCAGTTGCTCGCAAGCACCGACGGCTCGACGGCTTTGTCAAGCGCTACCTTCGACGTTGGCGGTTCCTCGTTCTCGGTCGACTTTGCAAGCGATACATACTTGAAAGTCGGCGACCTTGCAACGGCTATCGGAACTTCAAATCTCCAAAGCACCACGGATTCTACCGTATTGGACTATAATACTACAACAGTAGCCGATAATGTTCGTAATGCGCTGTTGCGTCTCGGTAACTTGCAACAGACTCTCGATTCTCGAGAAGAATATCTCACGGCTGCAATAGCCAACAACACGGCTACAATCAGTAACATCTTCGACGCCGATGTCGCAATGGAGCAGTTGAACGCTACCAAGGGCCAGATCGGAGCTCAGGTGGCAACTGCAATGGTGGCTCAAATGAACACCGCACCTCAACAGATATTGAGC comes from Melioribacter roseus P3M-2 and encodes:
- a CDS encoding flagellin is translated as MGFSINTNVGALNAYNALAKINAQTEKAQLRLATMKKINSVADDTSGYNVGKQLEAQTLTQKAQLNNIASAKNYLATAESALQQIADKLNQIKAKQTDADDPLKDSAAIANDIRTLAKEIDSILKNTNINGTQLLASTDGSTALSSATFDVGGSSFSVDFASDTYLKVGDLATAIGTSNLQSTTDSTVLDYNTTTVADNVRNALLRLGNLQQTLDSREEYLTAAIANNTATISNIFDADVAMEQLNATKGQIGAQVATAMVAQMNTAPQQILSLFR